In the genome of Pedosphaera parvula Ellin514, one region contains:
- a CDS encoding right-handed parallel beta-helix repeat-containing protein has translation MNPKIVPLIAAVCSCFAITYSARAQGSLTPPGAPAPTMKTLAQIEPRTPISSLPYVITNSGSYYVTTNLTATNINTGITIIANQVTIDLGGFTLQGPAVSGVGIYVGGSLTNVVLRNGSVTGWGSHGVDAYNGGYPRNMLFEHLTISGNGGHGLYTEAGSIVRDCLFINNINDGLNSVGGEISGCIARKNGGYGFETSYATLHHCLAEYNGGGGGFSLYSSRALDCNSQFNSGTGFDCFGIGDAIRKCRIASNNGNAIHINSDNGANVIEDCEIENNSLYGIYGPGTGGSFIARNNFSLNVAGGIVISDSNNYIEGNHVVTSVGVHGISITSSGYTNNVVAKNVVVGGGSASNNYSNIGGANDFGPIGSAASATSPWANISH, from the coding sequence ATGAATCCAAAAATCGTCCCTCTCATTGCTGCCGTGTGCAGCTGTTTTGCAATCACCTACTCCGCCCGCGCCCAAGGAAGTCTCACGCCACCTGGCGCGCCCGCGCCGACGATGAAGACTTTGGCGCAAATCGAGCCGCGCACGCCGATTTCGTCGCTGCCTTACGTTATCACCAACTCCGGTTCCTACTATGTGACAACCAATCTGACAGCAACCAACATAAATACGGGCATTACGATTATCGCCAACCAGGTCACGATCGACCTGGGCGGTTTCACTTTGCAAGGTCCAGCAGTTTCAGGCGTCGGAATCTATGTTGGGGGCAGTCTTACCAATGTGGTTTTACGGAATGGCAGCGTGACTGGTTGGGGCAGCCATGGCGTGGATGCCTACAACGGCGGCTATCCGCGCAACATGCTTTTTGAGCACCTCACCATATCCGGCAATGGTGGGCACGGCCTGTACACTGAGGCGGGCAGCATCGTGCGCGACTGCCTTTTCATAAACAATATCAACGACGGACTCAACAGCGTCGGCGGCGAAATAAGCGGCTGTATTGCCCGCAAGAATGGAGGTTACGGCTTCGAGACCAGCTACGCCACCCTGCACCACTGCCTGGCCGAGTATAATGGCGGTGGCGGCGGCTTCAGCCTTTATTCCAGCCGGGCGCTGGATTGTAACAGCCAATTTAACTCAGGCACCGGGTTTGATTGTTTTGGAATAGGGGATGCAATTCGCAAGTGCCGGATCGCCTCTAACAATGGCAACGCCATTCACATTAATAGCGACAACGGAGCGAACGTGATCGAGGATTGTGAAATTGAGAATAACAGCTTGTATGGCATCTACGGTCCTGGTACCGGCGGCTCATTTATTGCCAGAAATAATTTTAGCCTGAACGTCGCTGGCGGCATTGTGATTTCAGACAGCAACAATTATATTGAGGGCAATCATGTGGTGACGAGCGTCGGCGTGCATGGCATTTCAATAACCAGTTCCGGTTACACCAATAATGTCGTGGCCAAAAACGTCGTCGTCGGCGGCGGTTCTGCGAGCAATAATTACTCGAATATCGGCGGCGCGAATGATTTCGGGCCGATTGGCAGCGCCGCCAGTGCTACAAGCCCGTGGGCGAACATTTCGCAC